From bacterium, one genomic window encodes:
- a CDS encoding MATE family efflux transporter, whose product MTASVSADMTRGSIAARLVGMTLPMIAGFLAVITFEFADGWFVSRLGTPALAALSFSFPVCLTIICLFVGLGIGTGSAVSRAVGRGDAAAARRLATSSLLFSLVVSALISAAGILTVRPLFRFLGAGEELLAGIEAYMTVWYAGVFTVAVPVIAGNALLAVGAARATGLINTFGSVANIVFDPLFIFGWGIFPRWGLAGAAAATVAARFAASLLSLAVLSFRHRLFAPRIRPFSRLLADWRPTAAVGFPAAATHMVGPLALALLIRLASRFGIEAVAAVGVGSRIDPFIFVVFWSLSDVMVVFTGQNLGAGRVSRIAAATSVSMAFVLGWGLASAVLLYFLGAGIGRNFSAVPGVVGAVGEYFRVMPWSYAGVGAVCVSAAVFNGLNLPLRGAVLSVLHLVLLFVPLAWAGASLAGLAGMFGGVAVSYWLAGAAGAAWVFKSLRRG is encoded by the coding sequence ATGACGGCGTCGGTTTCCGCGGATATGACCCGGGGCTCCATCGCCGCCCGGCTGGTGGGGATGACCCTGCCCATGATCGCGGGGTTCCTGGCGGTCATCACCTTCGAATTCGCGGACGGCTGGTTCGTCTCGCGCCTGGGGACGCCGGCTTTGGCCGCGCTCTCCTTCTCCTTCCCGGTCTGCCTGACGATCATCTGCCTCTTCGTCGGTCTCGGCATCGGCACCGGCTCGGCGGTATCGCGCGCGGTGGGGAGGGGGGACGCCGCCGCCGCCCGGCGCCTGGCTACCTCCAGCCTTCTTTTTTCCCTCGTTGTCTCCGCCCTGATCTCGGCGGCCGGGATCCTGACCGTCAGGCCGCTGTTCCGGTTTCTGGGGGCCGGGGAAGAACTCCTGGCCGGGATCGAAGCCTACATGACGGTCTGGTACGCGGGCGTTTTTACCGTGGCGGTTCCCGTCATCGCCGGGAACGCCCTCCTGGCGGTCGGCGCCGCCCGGGCCACCGGACTGATCAACACGTTCGGCTCCGTCGCCAACATCGTCTTCGATCCCCTCTTCATCTTCGGGTGGGGAATATTCCCCCGCTGGGGGCTGGCCGGGGCGGCGGCGGCCACGGTGGCGGCCCGCTTCGCGGCGTCGCTTCTTTCCCTGGCCGTCCTCTCTTTTCGCCACCGTTTGTTCGCTCCCCGGATCCGCCCCTTCTCCCGGCTGCTGGCCGATTGGAGGCCCACCGCCGCGGTCGGGTTCCCCGCCGCCGCCACCCACATGGTCGGGCCTCTCGCCCTGGCCCTCCTGATCCGGCTGGCCTCGCGCTTCGGCATCGAGGCCGTGGCCGCGGTGGGGGTGGGGAGCAGGATCGACCCCTTCATTTTCGTCGTCTTCTGGAGCTTGAGCGACGTCATGGTGGTCTTTACCGGGCAGAACCTGGGAGCCGGCCGGGTCTCCCGGATCGCCGCCGCGACGTCGGTCTCCATGGCTTTCGTCCTGGGGTGGGGGCTGGCCAGCGCGGTCCTCCTCTATTTCCTGGGGGCCGGGATCGGCCGGAATTTCAGCGCCGTCCCGGGGGTGGTCGGGGCGGTGGGCGAGTATTTCCGGGTCATGCCCTGGAGCTATGCCGGCGTGGGAGCCGTCTGCGTGTCGGCGGCCGTCTTCAACGGGCTGAACCTTCCCCTGCGCGGCGCCGTTCTCAGCGTTCTGCACCTCGTCCTGCTGTTCGTGCCCCTGGCCTGGGCCGGCGCCAGCCTGGCG
- a CDS encoding inorganic phosphate transporter: MFGLSQLKIFGGLYLGWGIGANDSANIFGTAVATRIVSYRTATVLIAVFVVLGAVTQGPSQYLGLDFAGGPGDTTATAALIATLATAVTVTVITWMAIPASTSQAAVGGLMGVAVSSQGLAGVDWAKFLSMLSCWVINPVLSAVICFGLLKVLGFAINRLARTVIGRDRVCFVGLVLFGCYGAFALGANNVVVTTAAYFHCGAFGPVDTPTGALHAARLAALAGSLAIAAGALTYSRKVMMTVGTKVTPLNPFSALVVVLTAGLALNVFSFLHVPVSSSQAVVGALIGVSLHDQGEVGNVRELLRIFGGWLLTPFAACLASLLAAWGLHELRGLWG; the protein is encoded by the coding sequence GTGTTCGGCCTTTCGCAACTGAAGATATTCGGCGGCCTCTACCTGGGGTGGGGCATCGGGGCCAACGATTCCGCCAACATTTTCGGAACCGCCGTCGCCACCCGGATCGTCTCCTACCGGACGGCGACGGTGCTGATCGCGGTCTTCGTCGTTCTGGGCGCGGTCACCCAGGGTCCCTCGCAGTATCTGGGCCTTGATTTCGCCGGGGGGCCCGGCGACACCACGGCCACCGCCGCCCTGATCGCCACCCTGGCCACCGCGGTCACCGTCACCGTCATCACCTGGATGGCGATCCCGGCCTCGACCTCTCAGGCGGCGGTGGGGGGTCTCATGGGAGTGGCCGTCTCCAGCCAGGGACTGGCGGGGGTCGATTGGGCCAAGTTCCTGAGCATGCTCTCCTGCTGGGTGATCAATCCCGTGCTTTCGGCCGTGATCTGTTTCGGGTTGCTCAAGGTGTTGGGCTTCGCCATCAACCGGCTGGCCCGAACGGTCATCGGCCGGGACCGCGTCTGTTTCGTGGGGCTGGTGCTCTTCGGCTGCTACGGCGCTTTCGCGCTGGGCGCGAACAACGTCGTGGTCACGACCGCCGCTTATTTCCATTGCGGGGCCTTCGGCCCGGTCGATACTCCGACCGGGGCCCTGCACGCCGCCCGTCTGGCCGCGTTGGCGGGATCGCTCGCCATCGCCGCCGGGGCCCTGACCTACAGCCGCAAGGTGATGATGACGGTGGGGACCAAGGTCACCCCGCTCAACCCCTTTTCGGCCCTGGTGGTGGTGCTGACCGCCGGCCTCGCCTTGAATGTCTTCAGCTTCCTCCACGTTCCGGTCTCCTCCTCCCAGGCCGTCGTCGGAGCCCTCATCGGGGTCAGCCTGCACGATCAGGGCGAGGTGGGGAACGTCCGCGAACTCCTGCGGATCTTCGGGGGATGGCTTCTCACCCCCTTCGCGGCCTGCCTCGCCTCGCTCCTGGCGGCCTGGGGCCTGCATGAGCTGCGCGGGCTCTGGGGATGA